A single Pochonia chlamydosporia 170 chromosome Unknown PCv3seq00011, whole genome shotgun sequence DNA region contains:
- a CDS encoding MFS toxin efflux pump (similar to Aspergillus clavatus NRRL 1 XP_001270307.1), which translates to MASHSAVVAATSRSQAEDLARLSVKLPKSTLKSSLETSSRYFLEDRETHAMAHSIKTWLSEDETQLSTGHTSFCSDLKSLEKSFVADLKSLDKPPTRPRPNSMVRNSIRDSVRGSILLGAVRYEDMVPGATPRQGGEFEKLQLQQSRQSQYGDAGIDTSSIREDGEEYATGVRLALIIVALCFAVFVMALDNSIIATAIPRITDEFRSLPDVGWYGSAYMLTGSSFQLLFGKFYTFWSIKWVFLSTIGIFELGSLVCAVAPNSMTLVIGRAVAGMGSAGILAGALTILAYTVPLEKRPFYSGIIGSMWGISSVAGPLLGGVFTDTLTWRWCFYINLPVGAVSVGVITFFFPDPKRKLTPMTWKQRFWQIDPVGTITFLPAVICLLLALHWGGSTYAWDNSRVTSLLMLAVVLFLVFLYVQWRLQDNATVPPRIFKKRTVWASSLFEFFIGACFLLAMYFLPIWFQAVKGASAVTSGIMSIPMLVSVAICTVGSGAIVNLWGYYMPFIIGGAILMPIGFGLMSTLKVDSSAAAWIGFQIIAGAGVGMGMQQPLIAVQVVLDMADVPTGTSLIVLMQSLGGALFVAAGQTVFTNRLEYFAQQYAPQVDQQAVIEAGATRIRQVFTEETLGAIIRAFNSALTNCFWVSTATASAAILGAVFIEWKSVKGKKIDMSAAG; encoded by the exons ATGGCTTCTCATTCCGCGGTTGTGGCCGCCACAAGCCGATCACAAGCTGAAGACTTGGCACGTTTGAGCGTAAAGCTACCCAAGAGTACATTGAAGTCGTCTTTGGAGACCTCGTCTCGATACTTCCTTGAAGATCGGGAAACTCACGCCATGGCTCATAGCATCAAGACTTGGTTATCCGAGGACGAGACTCAGTTGTCAACAGGACACACCAGCTTCTGCTCTGATCTGAAGTCTTTGGAGAAGAGCTTTGTGGCCGATTTAAAGTCACTGGATAAGCCACCTACAAGGCCACGGCCGAACTCTATGGTTCGTAACTCGATTCGAGATTCTGTACGAGGAAGTATCCTGCTCGGCGCAGTGCGATACGAGGACATGGTACCGGGTGCGACTCCGAGACAGGGCGGAGAGTTTGAGAAGCTGCAACTACAACAGTCTCGACAGTCACAATACGGCGATGCGGGTATTGATACAAGTTCAATACGGGAGGACGGCGAAGAGTACGCAACAGGGGTGAGGCTTGCATTGATCATCGTTGCGCTATGTTTTGCAGTATTTGTTATGGCCTTGG ATAATTCCATCATTGCCACAGCTATTCCAAGGATAACGGACGAATTTCGCAGTTTACCCGATGTTGGCTGGTACGGCTCTGCATACATGCTCACTGGATCATCATTTCAACTTCTTTTCGGCAAGTTTTACACTTTTTGGAGCATAAAATGGGTCTTTCTCAGCACCATTGGCATCTTTGAACTCGGCAGTCTTGTCTGTGCGGTGGCACCAAACAGTATGACGCTCGTTATCGGACGAGCTGTTGCTGGAATGGGATCCGCAGGTATACTTGCTGGAGCTCTCACCATCCTCGCTTACACAGTTCCATTGGAGAAACGACCATTCTACAGTGGGATTATTGGAAGCATGTGGGGGATATCTTCTGTTGCTGGACCGCTGCTAGGAGGCGTTTTTACAGACACACTGacctggcgatggtgtttctACATCAATCTTCCCGTTGGGGCTGTCTCAGTCGGCGTCAttaccttcttcttccctgaTCCTAAGCGGAAGCTGACTCCTATGACGTGGAAGCAGCGTTTCTGGCAAATCGATCCAGTCGGAACTATAACGTTCTTACCAGCCGTAATATGCCTCTTGTTAGCCCTGCATTGGGGAGGTTCCACGTATGCATGGGACAACTCGAGAGTAACATCTCTTCTCatgcttgctgttgttctCTTCCTCGTGTTTTTGTATGTTCAGTGGCGCTTGCAAGATAATGCAACTGTGCCACCACGCATCTTCAAGAAGCGGACAGTTTGGGCGTCGTCCTTGTTCGAATTCTTCATCGGCGCttgcttcctcctcgccatgTACTTCTTGCCCATTTGGTTCCAAGCCGTCAAAGGCGCCAGCGCCGTCACATCAGGAATCATGAGCATCCCAATGCTGGTCAGTGTCGCCATTTGCACTGTCGGAAGTGGAGCAATCGTCAATCTATGGGGTTATTACATGCCATTTATCATAGGAGGAGCGATTCTCATGCCAATCGGCTTCGGTCTCATGTCCACGCTCAAAGTTGACTCATCGGCCGCGGCATGGATAGGCTTCCAAATTATTGCGGGTGCCGGCGTTGGCATGGGAATGCAACAGCCTCTCATCGCGGTCCAGGTTGTTCTCGACATGGCCGATGTGCCTACTGGTACATCATTGATCGTCCTCATGCAGTCCCTAGGTGGTGCGCTCTTCGTAGCCGCAGGTCAGACTGTATTCACAAATCGTCTTGAGTATTTTGCACAGCAGTACGCACCACAAGTTGATCAACAGGCTGTTATAGAAGCGGGTGCAACGCGTATCAGACAAGTGTTCACAGAGGAGACTCTGGGGGCCATCATACGGGCCTTTAACTCGGCACTTACCAATTGTTTCTGGGTTTCGACGGCGACTGCGTCTGCGGCGATTTTAGGCGCCGTGTTTATAGAATGGAAGAGCGTCAAGGGGAAGAAAATTGACATGTCGGCTGCTGGGTAA